The Candidatus Hydrogenedens sp. genome includes a region encoding these proteins:
- the rdgB gene encoding RdgB/HAM1 family non-canonical purine NTP pyrophosphatase produces the protein MKDKKILVIATGNKHKFQEITKIMDLKDWEVKFLKDFPEFEIPEETGKTYEENAFIKAKTCADKLKLPALADDSGLEVDALGGEPGVYSSRYGGIEGDSKRNITRLLEEMNTIPEGKRTAKFICCSMLVFPDGFSHIEWGEVKGRITFKPSGTAGFGYDPIFIPDGYKNTFAELSPEEKNKISHRAIAFRKMADFLTHFSYEYCSS, from the coding sequence ATGAAGGATAAAAAGATATTAGTTATCGCTACAGGGAATAAACATAAATTTCAGGAAATAACAAAAATTATGGACTTAAAAGACTGGGAAGTTAAATTTTTGAAAGACTTTCCCGAGTTTGAAATCCCAGAAGAAACAGGGAAAACTTATGAAGAGAATGCATTCATAAAAGCCAAAACATGTGCAGATAAATTAAAATTACCAGCGTTAGCAGATGATTCTGGTTTAGAAGTAGATGCCCTGGGAGGAGAGCCAGGGGTATATTCTTCAAGATATGGAGGTATTGAAGGTGATTCAAAAAGAAATATAACAAGGTTATTAGAAGAGATGAATACTATTCCAGAAGGAAAAAGAACAGCAAAATTTATCTGTTGTTCTATGTTAGTTTTCCCTGATGGCTTTTCTCATATTGAATGGGGTGAGGTAAAGGGACGGATAACATTCAAACCCAGTGGTACTGCTGGTTTCGGATATGACCCAATATTTATCCCGGATGGATACAAAAATACCTTTGCGGAACTATCTCCAGAGGAAAAAAATAAAATCAGTCACCGTGCCATTGCATTCCGAAAAATGGCTGATTTTTTAACCCATTTTAGTTATGAATATTGTTCTTCCTGA
- the rimP gene encoding ribosome maturation factor RimP — MSTKERIKKLWMTLEPYVIEKGFELIELEFGAYGKSPVLRVYIENPTRPITIDDCTEVSYILSNVLDTIDMEEQSYILEVSSPGFDRPLRREKDFVRFAGETVRVQTDMPVNGRKNFKGVLQGIDNEMVLVDVNGEILQIHLENLKHVNLVR; from the coding sequence GTGTCCACAAAAGAAAGAATAAAGAAATTGTGGATGACCTTAGAACCGTATGTTATTGAAAAAGGCTTCGAACTTATAGAATTAGAGTTCGGGGCTTATGGGAAATCTCCTGTTTTGAGAGTTTATATTGAGAATCCGACAAGACCTATTACTATTGACGATTGTACAGAAGTGTCATATATATTAAGTAATGTGTTAGATACCATAGATATGGAAGAACAATCATATATACTTGAAGTCTCATCACCAGGTTTTGATAGACCTCTTCGACGAGAAAAGGATTTTGTTCGTTTTGCAGGTGAAACTGTTCGGGTTCAAACAGATATGCCAGTCAATGGACGGAAGAATTTTAAAGGTGTATTGCAAGGTATCGATAATGAAATGGTTCTTGTTGATGTAAATGGAGAAATATTACAAATCCATTTAGAGAATCTAAAACATGTGAATTTAGTGAGGTAA
- a CDS encoding L-threonylcarbamoyladenylate synthase — translation MNIVLPDNKGIQEAVNALICDEVVAYPTETVYGLAVNPFSERALNKLFQVKGRQENKPVLLVVGNIEQIYELVINISDKAKKCIEKFWPGPLSLLLPCKQELSKKLTAGQGKICIRWTSHPIAQKLSLEFGHAITSTSANRSGELPANTIEELPKEGINVAIKSEIQIRKEPSTVFDPDLCKILREGTIKKGELEKILEEKVYIE, via the coding sequence ATGAATATTGTTCTTCCTGATAACAAAGGGATACAAGAAGCTGTTAATGCCTTGATATGTGATGAAGTTGTTGCTTATCCGACAGAAACAGTTTACGGATTGGCAGTAAATCCATTTTCTGAACGAGCTTTAAACAAACTTTTTCAAGTTAAAGGTAGACAAGAAAATAAACCTGTGCTTCTTGTGGTTGGAAATATAGAACAAATATATGAACTTGTAATAAATATTTCTGATAAAGCTAAAAAGTGTATAGAAAAATTCTGGCCAGGACCTTTATCATTACTACTACCATGTAAACAGGAATTATCAAAAAAACTCACAGCAGGTCAAGGTAAAATCTGTATTCGTTGGACTTCACACCCAATAGCACAAAAGTTATCATTAGAATTTGGACATGCTATTACCTCCACTTCAGCAAATCGTTCAGGTGAACTACCTGCAAATACAATAGAAGAATTACCAAAAGAGGGAATTAACGTCGCCATTAAAAGTGAGATACAAATTAGGAAAGAACCATCCACTGTTTTTGACCCTGATTTGTGTAAAATACTCAGAGAAGGCACAATTAAAAAAGGAGAATTAGAAAAGATATTGGAAGAAAAAGTATATATCGAATAG
- the rpiB gene encoding ribose 5-phosphate isomerase B: MKIGIGCDHAGYEGPPPLYKPTIVEHLKNRGYDIVDYGTFGPEPVDYPDFAKALCVGLIKGEIERGVLICGTGIGVSMSANRFRGIRAAVCTTPLMAELSRTHNDSNVICLGRRILSLEQCIELIDIWLSVPFSNGERHIRRLNKVDKLGDITC, from the coding sequence ATGAAAATTGGAATTGGTTGTGACCATGCAGGCTATGAAGGACCTCCACCATTATATAAACCTACAATTGTTGAACACCTTAAAAATAGAGGTTATGATATTGTAGATTATGGAACCTTTGGTCCCGAACCTGTTGATTATCCCGATTTTGCAAAAGCCTTATGTGTGGGACTTATCAAGGGAGAGATTGAGCGTGGTGTCCTTATTTGCGGTACAGGGATAGGAGTTTCTATGAGTGCTAACCGTTTTCGGGGAATAAGAGCAGCAGTATGTACTACCCCTTTAATGGCAGAATTATCCCGTACACATAATGACTCAAATGTTATTTGTTTAGGCCGTCGTATATTAAGTTTAGAACAATGTATCGAATTAATAGATATATGGTTAAGTGTGCCTTTTTCTAATGGTGAACGACATATACGTAGACTTAACAAGGTAGATAAATTGGGAGATATAACATGTTGA
- the hslU gene encoding ATP-dependent protease ATPase subunit HslU, whose protein sequence is MLNEKELIPRKIVEELDKYIVGQDEAKKKVAIALRNRWRRQMIRSDLKDDVIPKNIIMIGPTGVGKTEIARRLAKLVNAPFIKVEASRFTEVGYVGRDCESMIRELVDVAVNMVKEEMKEQKRDEAKKIVEDKLVELLLPKQPRSTAEYKPFDPTQGDEKPVIQNKEESFAKAREILKERLKQGLLEDKEIEIDVKDSKGMPLLQVFSGSSLDEMEISLQEMLGKFMPQSQKRRRVKISEARKILESEILQDLIDMEQVTREAIDRVQNTGIIFLDEIDKIASRGSPAHGPDVSREGVQRDILPIVEGSTVLTKYGPVRTDHILFIAAGAFHMTKVSDLIPELQGRFPIRVELKSLNKEDFRRILTEPKNSLIRQYIELLETEQINVSFAQDAIECMAEYCEKINQQTEDIGARRLHTIMEVILEDLMYDVQKYKDKEVVITREQVEAKLSTIIENRDLTKYIL, encoded by the coding sequence ATGTTGAATGAAAAGGAACTAATACCTCGTAAAATTGTTGAAGAGTTAGATAAATATATCGTTGGTCAGGACGAAGCCAAAAAGAAAGTTGCTATTGCTTTAAGAAACCGATGGCGAAGACAAATGATTCGTTCTGACCTTAAAGATGATGTAATCCCAAAAAATATTATTATGATTGGACCAACAGGCGTTGGAAAAACAGAAATAGCACGTAGATTAGCAAAGTTAGTTAATGCACCATTTATTAAGGTCGAAGCATCACGATTTACAGAGGTAGGTTATGTCGGCAGAGATTGCGAATCCATGATTCGCGAACTGGTAGACGTCGCCGTTAATATGGTAAAAGAAGAGATGAAAGAACAAAAAAGAGATGAAGCAAAAAAGATAGTAGAAGATAAACTTGTAGAATTACTTTTACCAAAGCAACCAAGAAGCACTGCTGAATATAAACCATTTGACCCTACTCAGGGAGATGAAAAGCCTGTTATTCAGAACAAAGAAGAATCATTTGCTAAAGCAAGGGAAATATTAAAAGAACGATTAAAGCAAGGGTTACTTGAAGACAAAGAAATTGAAATTGATGTAAAAGATAGCAAAGGAATGCCTTTATTACAAGTGTTTTCAGGTTCAAGTTTGGACGAAATGGAAATTTCCCTTCAAGAAATGCTCGGAAAATTTATGCCACAATCTCAAAAAAGAAGAAGAGTCAAAATTAGTGAAGCACGTAAAATCCTTGAGTCAGAAATATTACAAGATTTGATTGATATGGAACAAGTAACACGTGAAGCCATAGACCGAGTGCAAAATACAGGTATTATATTTTTAGATGAGATAGATAAGATTGCTTCACGTGGCTCACCTGCTCATGGACCAGATGTGTCGAGAGAAGGCGTTCAAAGAGACATCTTACCAATTGTAGAAGGTAGTACCGTTTTGACCAAGTATGGGCCTGTTCGGACAGACCACATCCTCTTTATCGCAGCTGGGGCTTTCCATATGACGAAAGTATCAGATTTAATCCCAGAACTTCAAGGAAGATTTCCCATTCGTGTTGAATTAAAAAGCCTTAATAAAGAAGATTTTAGAAGAATCCTTACAGAACCCAAAAACTCCTTAATTCGACAATACATAGAGTTATTAGAGACAGAACAAATAAACGTGAGTTTCGCCCAAGATGCTATCGAATGTATGGCTGAATATTGTGAGAAAATAAACCAGCAAACAGAAGATATTGGAGCCCGTAGACTACATACCATAATGGAAGTAATCCTTGAAGATTTAATGTACGATGTCCAGAAGTACAAAGATAAAGAAGTCGTTATCACCCGTGAACAAGTGGAAGCGAAATTATCGACGATAATTGAAAATAGAGACTTAACAAAATATATCTTATAA
- the rph gene encoding ribonuclease PH, protein MNRSFNRANNELRPISIEKSYIKTAHGSSFVCFGETKVICTAFFENKVPPWLRDSGQGWVTAEYGMLPGATSQRGDRESIRKGRSQEISRLIGRSLRAVVDLKQIGECQVMVDCDVIQADGGTRTAAITGGFVALYEALKTSVERGYLKTMPIIDICSAVSVGIVNDEYLVDLDYNEDVQAIVDMNVVMNSKGELIEIQGCGEHGVFTRKQLNKLIDMATEGIQKIIEIQKKVVEWDEG, encoded by the coding sequence ATGAATAGGTCATTTAATCGTGCAAATAATGAACTCAGGCCTATTTCTATTGAAAAAAGTTATATAAAGACCGCCCATGGTTCTTCTTTTGTATGTTTTGGCGAGACAAAAGTAATCTGTACAGCATTTTTCGAAAACAAAGTCCCTCCATGGTTAAGAGACTCTGGACAGGGTTGGGTTACCGCAGAATACGGAATGTTACCAGGGGCTACCTCCCAAAGAGGGGATAGAGAATCCATTCGTAAAGGTAGGTCTCAGGAAATTAGCCGACTCATTGGTAGAAGTTTAAGGGCTGTGGTTGACCTTAAACAAATTGGTGAATGTCAGGTTATGGTTGACTGTGATGTTATTCAAGCAGATGGAGGTACGAGGACAGCCGCTATTACAGGCGGATTTGTCGCTCTATATGAAGCATTAAAAACATCAGTAGAACGAGGATATTTAAAAACAATGCCAATAATTGATATTTGTTCTGCGGTAAGCGTTGGTATTGTTAATGATGAATATCTTGTAGACTTAGATTATAATGAGGATGTTCAGGCAATAGTTGATATGAATGTAGTTATGAATTCTAAAGGAGAACTAATTGAAATACAAGGTTGTGGTGAGCATGGTGTCTTTACAAGAAAACAACTAAACAAACTTATAGATATGGCTACTGAAGGAATACAAAAAATTATTGAAATACAAAAAAAGGTTGTTGAATGGGATGAAGGATAA
- the polX gene encoding DNA polymerase/3'-5' exonuclease PolX: MDKEGIIRSLRELAQYLEIDGENPFKVRSYIKAAETLEHTDDTIEQLIETGKLRSLEGIGEAIEKKIIAWAHNEPVPALEKVRSKYPSSLLDLFYVQSLGAKRIRALYEHLHITNIDELYNACLRGDVASVPGFNKKIESKIIESIEFLREWRGYYLLSDGLNLAESFIRELGKNINLENIFIVGSLRRYCDTVRNINLLIVSDNKERMLNTIHIYDNNTTVIDSRTVKMYQFPIPIFLHLSHKEDLGIDTLLLTGSKEYIEKINKMLTEKDFVLNKDGLYKEKNQKINIETEHQFYQVTGLPYLPPELRENFADMDFVFQRALELVRLENIQGIVHCHTIYSDGQNSIEELAEYCINREFKYLVICDHSQSAGYAHGLSIKDIENQHQEIEKLNEIYKPFKILKGIECDIKTDGSLDYPNEILATFDMVIGSVHTKLEMDKNTATSRLLKAIENPFLDVIGHPTGKLLLSRKGYPIDIETIAKACVSHQVAIEINANPLRLDLDWRNIYKAVQMNTKFIISVDAHNLEGIEDLKYGVYTARKGTLLPKDILNCMNLEDMLTWLKEKKSTL; encoded by the coding sequence ATGGACAAAGAAGGTATCATTCGTTCTTTAAGAGAATTGGCACAATACTTAGAAATTGATGGCGAAAATCCTTTTAAGGTTCGTTCCTATATCAAGGCTGCAGAAACTCTTGAACATACGGATGATACGATTGAACAACTTATTGAAACAGGCAAATTGAGAAGTTTGGAAGGAATTGGGGAAGCTATCGAGAAGAAAATAATAGCATGGGCTCATAATGAACCTGTCCCCGCTTTGGAAAAGGTAAGAAGTAAATATCCCTCATCACTATTAGATCTTTTTTATGTCCAATCCTTAGGTGCAAAACGGATTCGTGCATTATATGAGCATTTACATATTACAAATATTGATGAGCTTTATAACGCATGTTTGAGAGGGGATGTCGCTTCTGTACCAGGGTTTAATAAGAAAATTGAATCTAAAATTATTGAAAGTATTGAGTTCTTAAGAGAATGGAGAGGCTATTATCTTCTTTCCGATGGTCTTAATTTAGCAGAGTCATTTATAAGAGAATTAGGAAAAAATATCAATCTTGAAAATATATTTATTGTGGGCAGTTTAAGAAGGTATTGTGATACTGTTCGAAATATTAATCTCCTTATTGTGTCAGATAATAAAGAACGAATGCTTAATACAATACATATTTATGACAACAATACTACTGTTATTGATTCAAGAACTGTTAAGATGTATCAATTTCCGATTCCAATTTTTTTACATTTATCACATAAAGAGGATTTGGGCATAGATACGTTACTGTTAACAGGGTCAAAGGAGTATATTGAAAAAATAAATAAAATGTTAACTGAAAAAGATTTTGTCCTTAATAAAGATGGTCTATACAAAGAAAAAAACCAAAAAATAAATATTGAGACAGAACATCAGTTTTATCAGGTTACTGGTCTCCCCTATCTACCTCCTGAATTGAGAGAAAATTTTGCGGATATGGATTTTGTTTTTCAAAGAGCATTAGAGTTAGTTCGTTTGGAAAACATACAAGGAATTGTTCATTGTCATACGATATACAGTGATGGACAAAACTCAATAGAAGAATTAGCAGAATATTGTATTAATAGAGAATTTAAATATCTTGTGATTTGTGACCATAGTCAATCTGCTGGATATGCTCATGGTCTTTCTATAAAAGACATAGAAAACCAACATCAAGAAATAGAGAAATTGAATGAAATTTATAAACCGTTCAAAATATTAAAAGGTATTGAATGTGACATCAAAACAGATGGGAGTTTAGATTATCCGAATGAAATTTTGGCTACATTTGACATGGTTATTGGGTCTGTTCATACAAAACTTGAAATGGATAAAAATACTGCTACAAGTAGGTTACTTAAAGCAATAGAAAACCCATTTTTAGATGTTATAGGACACCCAACAGGTAAGCTTCTTCTTTCACGGAAAGGCTATCCAATTGATATAGAAACCATTGCAAAAGCATGCGTTAGTCATCAGGTAGCAATTGAGATTAACGCAAATCCATTACGATTAGATTTGGACTGGAGAAATATTTATAAGGCTGTACAAATGAATACAAAATTTATTATTTCTGTAGATGCTCATAATCTCGAAGGTATAGAAGATTTGAAATATGGAGTTTATACTGCTCGAAAAGGAACATTACTACCAAAAGATATTCTTAATTGTATGAACTTAGAGGATATGTTAACTTGGTTAAAAGAAAAGAAATCAACACTTTAA
- the lon gene encoding endopeptidase La, producing MQKDDQKSGIINGALPVPTTFDIPDTLPLIILQDIVPFPMAMLPLHITTPSEKMLIEDTVKSHRLVALLAEKPEQEHKEEKTGNRFNVYSIGCIGRILQEHATPDGGLNIFVQATRRFFSGGIMREAPYPIVRVLLLEEPDFSPKELEPIALAIKTQMAELIKNNPNVPEGAKAFLDSIEDPIFLTAVVASNIRLKIKERQEILEMPDLKSRMLKIVEKLQYQVELAQASTKIREDVQKTIEKNQKEFYLRQQLKAIQKELGETEGKEQEINEYKQKIEALKAPDDTKKELFRELNRLSRMNEYSPEYHIIISYLDTVLDLPWGVFTSDRLDLVEAERILNHDHYGLDKIKKRILEYLAVRKLKPDTQGPILCFQGPPGVGKTSLGQSIARALGRKFVRVALGGIHDEAEIRGHRKTYIGAMPGRIISGLRKAGSQNPVFMLDEIDKLGSDFRGDPSSALLEVLDPAQNYSFVDNYISVPFDLSKVLFIATANELEPIPWALRDRMEILHLPGYTLEEKIEIAKRYLIPKQTELHGLTKKHITIKKDAIVKIIMNYTRESGVRNLDREIANICRGVAKKVASDSSVKVVIDKNNVKELLGPERIYEDFVSRTKIPGVVIGLAWTPTGGDILFIEATSMPGKGNLILTGQLGEVMKESAQIGLSYLRSCASKLNIPDDIFSKNDIHIHVPSGAVPKDGPSAGITILMALTSLFTKKCVPHDLAMTGEITLRGSVLAVGGIKEKVLAAGRAGIKAVILPEKNKNDLDEVPASIKKKIKFHLVSHVNEVIKIALGFEVRK from the coding sequence ATGCAAAAAGATGACCAAAAAAGTGGAATAATTAATGGGGCATTACCTGTTCCTACAACTTTTGATATTCCAGACACACTGCCCTTAATAATCCTTCAAGATATTGTCCCTTTTCCTATGGCAATGCTACCGCTACATATTACGACCCCATCTGAAAAGATGTTGATTGAAGATACAGTTAAAAGTCACCGACTCGTTGCTCTTCTCGCAGAGAAACCCGAACAGGAACATAAAGAAGAGAAAACAGGTAATCGTTTTAATGTTTATTCTATAGGTTGTATAGGTAGAATACTACAGGAACATGCGACTCCTGATGGAGGCTTAAATATATTCGTTCAAGCCACACGAAGGTTCTTTTCTGGTGGTATCATGAGGGAAGCTCCGTATCCTATTGTTCGGGTACTGCTATTAGAAGAACCTGATTTTTCACCTAAGGAATTAGAACCTATTGCACTTGCAATAAAAACACAAATGGCAGAATTAATCAAGAATAACCCTAACGTCCCTGAAGGTGCTAAAGCTTTTTTAGATAGTATTGAAGACCCGATATTTTTAACAGCGGTGGTTGCTTCTAATATACGGTTAAAGATTAAAGAACGTCAGGAAATTTTAGAAATGCCTGACTTAAAGTCCAGAATGTTAAAGATTGTTGAGAAATTACAATATCAAGTAGAACTTGCACAAGCCTCGACAAAAATTAGAGAGGATGTTCAGAAAACAATAGAGAAAAACCAAAAAGAATTCTATCTTCGCCAACAATTAAAAGCAATTCAAAAAGAATTGGGTGAAACTGAAGGTAAAGAACAGGAAATTAATGAATATAAGCAAAAAATAGAAGCCTTAAAAGCCCCTGATGATACGAAAAAAGAATTGTTTCGCGAATTAAATCGTCTTTCACGAATGAACGAATATTCACCTGAATATCATATAATCATTTCTTACTTAGATACTGTTCTGGACCTACCATGGGGTGTTTTTACTTCGGATAGGCTGGATTTGGTTGAAGCGGAAAGGATTTTAAATCATGACCACTATGGCTTAGATAAAATCAAAAAACGAATTTTGGAATATTTAGCGGTAAGAAAATTAAAACCAGATACTCAAGGTCCAATTTTATGTTTTCAAGGTCCTCCTGGAGTAGGTAAAACTTCATTAGGGCAATCAATAGCACGTGCCTTAGGTAGAAAATTTGTGCGTGTTGCTTTAGGGGGTATTCATGATGAGGCAGAGATTCGTGGACATCGAAAAACATATATTGGTGCAATGCCAGGGCGTATTATCTCTGGGCTTCGAAAAGCAGGCTCTCAAAATCCTGTGTTTATGCTTGACGAAATAGATAAACTGGGTTCAGACTTTAGAGGTGACCCTTCCTCTGCCTTACTTGAAGTATTAGACCCTGCACAAAACTATTCTTTTGTAGACAATTACATTAGTGTACCCTTTGACCTGTCAAAAGTGCTTTTTATTGCTACTGCTAATGAATTAGAACCTATTCCATGGGCTCTCAGAGATAGAATGGAAATACTTCACTTGCCAGGATATACGTTGGAAGAAAAAATTGAAATTGCCAAAAGATACCTTATTCCAAAACAAACAGAATTACATGGCCTTACCAAAAAACATATTACAATTAAAAAAGATGCCATTGTAAAGATTATAATGAATTATACTCGAGAATCAGGGGTTCGAAATCTTGACCGTGAGATTGCCAATATCTGTCGTGGTGTTGCAAAAAAGGTGGCTTCAGATTCATCTGTAAAGGTTGTAATCGATAAAAATAATGTAAAGGAATTGTTAGGTCCTGAGAGAATCTATGAGGACTTTGTTTCGCGAACAAAGATTCCTGGGGTGGTGATAGGTTTGGCATGGACCCCCACTGGTGGTGATATTTTATTTATCGAGGCGACATCGATGCCTGGCAAAGGTAATCTAATATTAACTGGCCAATTAGGTGAAGTTATGAAGGAATCGGCACAAATTGGGCTTAGCTACCTTCGTTCCTGTGCGTCAAAATTGAATATTCCCGATGATATTTTCTCTAAAAATGACATACATATCCATGTTCCATCTGGTGCGGTTCCTAAAGATGGTCCCAGTGCTGGTATTACAATTTTAATGGCTCTTACCTCATTGTTTACGAAGAAATGTGTTCCACATGATTTGGCAATGACGGGCGAAATTACCCTTAGGGGTAGTGTGCTCGCTGTAGGAGGAATTAAAGAAAAGGTATTGGCAGCAGGTAGAGCAGGTATTAAGGCAGTGATTCTACCAGAGAAAAATAAGAATGACCTTGATGAAGTTCCAGCATCTATAAAAAAGAAAATTAAATTTCATCTGGTTTCTCATGTAAATGAAGTAATTAAGATTGCACTTGGTTTTGAAGTTAGAAAGTAG
- a CDS encoding S41 family peptidase, whose translation MPNRNSKFEFLSILIFLLGVVALLTNGFTPKISAQSNTKTDIYQAIEPIGHTLQTILDEYVKEVDINKIVEGALVGMMSSLDRHSSYISSSDLKTLRDDTQGEFEGIGVSIKMDDNQNVIVFMPIPNSPAAKAGLKPFDIIRKIDGIPVEQLWKPGMSEQEKLSSAAEKIRGPIGTKVQLTIERPHSDKDSETFDVTVERAKVPLESIKESRILPSGYGYVRLSDFKENTASDLKKTIKEMLDKGIKGFILDLRWNPGGLLTASQQVCELFLPKDSLVTYTRSRGQLTQENGKDLELKTRDRPVLPLNMPMILLVNNQTASSSEIVTGALQYHQRALIVGEKTFGKGSVQTIIPLPPKNETALRLTTALYYTPAGVTIDHEGILPDIVVEMTDEEERLLALQMYKSYEKDPSKINEQNHGSVTGNEIIQVPPEKIQEQEQLLHEVGKVAGEDAVKLMKEFFRRKNASEGTVEDTQLKKAVEILGEDPIWENLIKKYHKDVKETQKEAKNGSEKEDEDSEVKRRLLEIELQNNTPPVPSLP comes from the coding sequence ATGCCCAATAGAAATAGTAAATTTGAATTTTTATCTATCTTAATTTTCTTACTCGGAGTTGTTGCTTTATTAACCAATGGTTTTACACCAAAAATATCAGCCCAGAGTAACACCAAAACAGATATATATCAGGCGATTGAACCTATCGGACATACACTACAAACAATATTAGACGAGTATGTTAAAGAGGTAGATATAAATAAAATAGTGGAAGGGGCTTTAGTCGGAATGATGAGTAGTCTTGACCGCCATAGTTCGTATATCAGTTCCTCGGATTTAAAAACACTAAGAGACGATACTCAAGGTGAGTTCGAAGGGATAGGGGTGTCGATAAAAATGGATGACAACCAAAATGTAATCGTATTTATGCCTATTCCAAATTCACCAGCAGCAAAAGCAGGATTGAAACCATTTGATATTATAAGAAAAATTGATGGAATTCCTGTTGAACAACTCTGGAAGCCAGGAATGTCCGAACAAGAAAAATTGAGCTCAGCCGCTGAGAAGATTCGTGGACCCATTGGGACGAAGGTTCAATTAACAATTGAAAGACCACATTCAGATAAAGATAGTGAAACATTTGACGTAACAGTAGAACGAGCGAAAGTTCCTTTAGAAAGTATTAAAGAGAGTCGTATATTACCTTCTGGGTATGGATATGTTCGTTTGTCAGATTTTAAAGAAAATACAGCCAGCGATTTGAAGAAAACAATAAAAGAAATGTTAGATAAAGGTATAAAAGGGTTTATATTAGATCTGCGTTGGAATCCTGGCGGTTTATTAACTGCTTCTCAGCAGGTATGTGAATTGTTCCTTCCTAAAGATTCGCTGGTTACATACACTCGGAGTAGAGGACAGCTGACACAAGAAAATGGTAAAGATTTAGAACTGAAAACAAGAGACAGACCTGTTTTGCCCTTAAATATGCCTATGATTTTATTAGTTAACAACCAAACTGCGAGTTCCTCCGAAATTGTGACAGGAGCATTACAGTACCATCAACGTGCCCTCATAGTAGGAGAAAAAACGTTTGGAAAGGGAAGTGTCCAGACAATTATCCCATTACCTCCCAAAAATGAAACAGCATTGCGACTAACGACTGCACTTTATTACACACCCGCTGGGGTAACGATAGACCACGAAGGGATTTTACCAGATATCGTAGTAGAGATGACCGACGAAGAAGAACGATTATTGGCATTGCAAATGTATAAATCTTATGAAAAAGACCCTTCAAAAATTAATGAACAAAATCATGGCTCTGTTACAGGGAATGAGATAATTCAAGTACCACCCGAAAAAATTCAGGAACAAGAACAACTCCTTCATGAAGTCGGAAAAGTTGCGGGTGAAGATGCTGTTAAACTCATGAAAGAATTCTTCCGTAGAAAAAATGCTTCGGAAGGGACTGTGGAAGATACACAACTGAAAAAAGCAGTAGAAATCCTCGGAGAAGACCCAATTTGGGAAAATTTGATAAAAAAATACCACAAAGATGTGAAAGAAACTCAAAAAGAGGCTAAAAATGGTTCTGAAAAAGAAGACGAAGATAGTGAAGTTAAAAGGAGATTGTTAGAAATTGAATTGCAAAACAATACGCCTCCAGTTCCTTCCTTACCATAA
- the pgeF gene encoding peptidoglycan editing factor PgeF, translating to MYRIKEVECIGLSVACIIRKEDWNENYKPQNQNKEVINVLKQNNVNINAIYRVRQEHTNQIKIIDSHHLTNSYKEENSIADGIITQIQGLALCISVADCVPIVLFDVVKKVLGLIHAGREGTRKKIVQVALNIFMEYFCSNPENIFCYIGPSIGPCCYYVSEELAKQCAKEGLVIKQERIIDLWQSNKIQMIGSGIKEEKIKISNICTCCNNEYYSYRRGDKDLRNYVVAMI from the coding sequence TTGTACCGCATAAAAGAAGTTGAATGCATAGGATTAAGTGTCGCATGTATTATTAGAAAAGAAGACTGGAATGAAAATTATAAACCCCAAAATCAAAACAAAGAAGTAATAAATGTTCTTAAACAAAACAATGTAAATATAAACGCTATTTATAGAGTAAGACAGGAGCATACAAATCAGATAAAAATTATTGACTCCCATCATCTTACTAATTCTTACAAAGAAGAAAATTCTATTGCGGACGGAATCATAACGCAAATTCAAGGACTCGCTTTATGTATATCGGTTGCTGATTGTGTGCCTATTGTTTTATTTGATGTAGTAAAAAAAGTTTTAGGGCTTATCCATGCTGGTAGAGAAGGAACGAGAAAAAAGATTGTACAGGTAGCATTAAACATATTTATGGAGTATTTTTGTTCCAATCCAGAAAATATTTTTTGTTATATAGGTCCCTCAATCGGTCCTTGTTGTTATTATGTTTCAGAAGAGTTGGCAAAACAATGTGCAAAAGAAGGTTTGGTAATAAAACAAGAAAGAATCATAGATTTATGGCAATCAAACAAAATTCAAATGATAGGCAGTGGAATAAAAGAAGAAAAAATAAAAATTTCAAATATATGCACGTGTTGTAATAATGAATATTATTCCTATCGCAGAGGAGATAAAGATTTAAGAAATTATGTTGTTGCTATGATTTGA